The Colias croceus chromosome 3, ilColCroc2.1 genome includes a region encoding these proteins:
- the LOC123706135 gene encoding pre-mRNA-splicing factor CWC25 homolog, translated as MGGGDLNSKKSWHPNTMKNQERVWKAEQIAAEEKKRILELQQERAQERDRHELNELARKNAPTTNSDNRLDWMYNKPDKQVQHEDYLLGKAIDKSFEQGDKAEQNEIPAVARRVVGSSMLASTSDVQVDLARKIREDPLLLVKERERAARAALLNNPVQRKRLAELLRQEQEQKKAQKKKKKTKKADKDLDNILAAKLNALSSSKVDLAKLLESDDSSDDSSDDEKSKKKKKKKKKHKSKDKGKDEEKGDRKKHKKRKQSESDNEESSQDRKSRKNSSKRKSSVSEDESSPKKKHKKHHKSSKHNDSDEESCDLNVKQPHYSKHTKYDSDVDYDKKQEKKYSKERKNSIVDDDYKREKNILSQKHQEHTSTTKSFNHERSKDKNERTYYHKNIKEDRKINRKVGLSEEEKAAKLAEMAAAGAEREVQRGRRVAAQLAENSAAEKSVMSRASSRNEARALPDSLESRIHSNRHYIQRDQRHMNENFARR; from the exons ATGGGTGGAGGTGATTTG AATTCCAAAAAGTCATGGCATCCCAATACTATGAAAAATCAAGAAAGAGTCTGGAAGGCTGAACAAATAGCTGCAGAAGAGAAAAAACGAATACTAGAATTACAGCAGGAGCGAGCCCAAGAGAGAGATCGCCATGAACTCAACGAATTGGCTCGGAAAAATGCTCCAACAACAAATTCAGACAATCGTTTGGATTGGATGTACAAT aAACCCGACAAGCAAGTTCAACATGAAGATTATCTTCTCGGTAAAGCCATTGATAAGAGCTTTGAACAAGGTGATAAAGCGGAACAGAATGAAATTCCAGCAGTGGCACGTAGAGTTGTAGGGTCTAGTATGTTAGCATCTACAAGCGATGTGCAAGTTGACTTGGCCAGAAAAATAAGAGAAGATCCTTTACTACTGGTAAAAGAAAGAGAAAGAGCGGCACGAGCGGCTTTATTAAATAACCCTGTACAGAGGAAACGCCTAGCTGAGTTGTTAAGACAAGAACAA gaacaaaaaaaggcacaaaagaaaaagaaaaaaacaaaaaaggcAGATAAAGACTTAGATAACATTTTAGCTGCAAAACTAAATGCATTGAGTTCTAGCAAAGTTGATCTTGCTAAACTTCTTGAATCTGACGATTCATCAGATGATTCTTCTGATGACGAAAAatctaaaaagaaaaagaagaagaaaaagaaacataaGAGTAAAGATAAAGGAAAAGATGAAGAAAAAGGTGACCGTAAGAAAcataaaaaacgtaaacaatcTGAAAGCGATAACGAAGAATCTTCCCAAGATAGAAAAAGTCGTAAGAATAGTTCTAAACGAAAAAGTAGCGTAAGTGAGGATGAATCGAGTCCAaagaaaaaacacaaaaaacatCATAAAAGTAGTAAACATAACGATAGTGACGAGGAATCATGTGATTTAAACGTCAAACAGCCACATTATTCAAAACATACGAAATATGATAGCGATGTCGACTATGATAAAAAGCAagagaaaaaatattcaaaagaaagaaagaacaGCATTGTTGATGATGATTATAAAAGAGAAAAGAACATACTATCACAAAAACATCAAGAACATACTAGCACAACAAAAAGCTTTAATCATGAAAGAAGTAAAGATAAAAATGAACGAACATACTATCACAAAAACATCAAGGAAGATAGAAAAATCAACAGAAAAGTTGGTTTAAGTGAAGAAGAAAAGGCAGCAAAATTAGCAGAAATGGCTGCAGCAGGTGCTGAACGAGAAGTACAAAGAGGGAGGCGCGTTGCAGCCCAACTAGCCGAGAATTCAGCAGCCGAAAAGAGTGTAATGTCACGAGCTTCATCACGTAATGAAGCTCGCGCGTTACCAGATTCACTTGAAAGTAGAATCCATTCCAATAGACATTATATTCAAAGGGATCAGAGAcatatgaatgaaaattttgcTAGgagatga